A single Dasypus novemcinctus isolate mDasNov1 chromosome 4, mDasNov1.1.hap2, whole genome shotgun sequence DNA region contains:
- the LOC101412108 gene encoding olfactory receptor 5K1-like — MTKDNHSMTNEFILIGFKDQPDLKPLLFVVFFVIYLITMVGNLGLVALIYMDHRLHTPMYFFLGNLALMDSCCSCAITPKMLENFFSEDRMISLYECMAQFYFFCLAETADCFLLAAMAYDRYVAICSPLQYHTKMSKKLCTQMIIGTYIAGHVHSMIHVGLLFRLTFCGSHEINHFFCDVFPLYRLSCIDPYINELMLPILAGSIQIFSNITVLISYLYILFTIFKMKSKEGRGKALSTCASHFLSVSIFYGSLLFGYVQPSSVKEEDKDVPVAIFYTQVIPILNPFIYSFRNKEVINAVKRIIKYKSHNTLKQI; from the coding sequence ATGACCAAAGATAACCACTCCATGACAAATGAATTTATTCTCATAGGATTTAAGGATCAGCCAGACCTGAAGCCCCTTCTGTTTGTGGTATTCTTTGTCATCTATCTGATTACCATGGTGGGCAATCTTGGTCTGGTGGCACTGATTTATATGGATCATCGTCTCCACACTCCAATGTACTTCTTTCTTGGCAACTTGGCTCTGATGGATTCCTGCTGCTCCTGTGCTATTACCCCTAAGATGTTAGAGAACTTCTTTTCGGAAGACAGAATGATTTCCCTCTATGAATGCAtggcacaattttattttttctgtcttgctGAAACTGCAGACTGCTTTCTTCTGGCAGCAATGGCCTATGATCGATATGTGGCAATATGCAGTCCACTGCAGTATCACACCAAAATGTCAAAGAAACTCTGCACCCAGATGATTATAGGGACCTATATAGCTGGTCATGTGCATTCCATGATTCATGTAGGGTTACTCTTTAGGTTAACTTTCTGTGGATCTCATGAAATCAACCACTTTTTTTGTGACGTGTTCCCACTGTACAGACTTTCTTGTATTGATCCTTATATCAATGAATTGATGCTACCCATCTTGGCAGGGTCAATTCAAATTTTTAGTAATATCACAGTCCTTATCTCTTATCTTTACATCCTTTTCActatctttaaaatgaaatccAAAGAGGGTAGAGGAAAGGCGTTATCAACTTGTGCGTCGCACTTTCTTTCTGTCTCAATATTCTATGGTTCTCTTCTTTTTGGATATGTTCAACCAAGTTCAGTTAAAGAGGAAGACAAAGATGTACCTGTTGCTATTTTTTACACTCAAGTCATTCCTATATTGAACCCTTTTATTTATAGTTTCAGAAATAAGGAAGTAATAAATGCAGTGAAAAGAATTATAAAGTATAAATCTCATAATACTCTGAAACAAATATAA